The Prochlorococcus sp. MIT 0603 genome includes a region encoding these proteins:
- a CDS encoding D-alanine--D-alanine ligase family protein — MESEITSVGIVFGGVSGEHNVSIKSAKTIVNALRDESNRNKFEVIVLYIDEDGRWLPSSISEEVLRKGSIDISTKEKLEMIPIGLTELPVETQRIQVWFPVLHGPNGEDGTIQGFFKLTRKPFVGSGVLASALGMDKIAMKAAFAKEGLPQVRYCTANAIDLLSENNLSLLIQKIESELGYPCFIKPANLGSSVGVSKAYNKNELLKGLKFAAQFDRRIVIEESLNARELECAVLGKRKIAASCVGEIKLNSDWYDYETKYSANTAEIMIPALIPQDISDKVRNLSLLACKAISAEGIARVDFFYQENKQSILINEINTLPGFTSQSMYPMLWGASGINLSQLVARLVENAKD; from the coding sequence ATGGAAAGTGAGATCACATCAGTAGGAATAGTTTTTGGAGGGGTGTCTGGAGAACATAACGTCTCAATTAAATCTGCAAAAACTATTGTTAATGCATTGAGAGATGAATCTAATAGAAATAAGTTTGAAGTGATAGTTTTATATATTGATGAGGATGGCAGATGGCTTCCTAGTTCTATATCAGAAGAGGTTTTGAGAAAAGGCTCTATTGACATAAGTACTAAGGAAAAACTTGAAATGATTCCTATTGGTTTAACCGAGTTGCCTGTAGAGACTCAAAGGATACAAGTGTGGTTCCCAGTCCTTCATGGGCCTAATGGGGAAGATGGCACTATTCAGGGTTTCTTCAAACTTACAAGAAAACCATTTGTAGGTAGTGGGGTCTTAGCTTCTGCTTTGGGAATGGATAAGATTGCTATGAAAGCAGCCTTTGCTAAAGAAGGGTTGCCACAAGTTAGATACTGCACAGCCAATGCGATTGATCTGTTATCGGAAAACAACCTAAGTTTATTGATCCAAAAGATAGAATCTGAATTGGGATATCCATGTTTTATAAAACCAGCAAATCTTGGATCTTCAGTAGGGGTAAGTAAGGCATATAACAAAAATGAACTTTTGAAAGGGTTGAAATTTGCAGCTCAATTTGATCGAAGAATAGTTATAGAAGAAAGTCTTAATGCAAGGGAACTTGAGTGTGCTGTCCTAGGGAAGAGGAAGATTGCAGCATCGTGTGTTGGAGAAATAAAGCTCAATTCAGATTGGTATGACTATGAAACAAAGTATTCTGCAAACACTGCTGAGATCATGATTCCAGCTTTAATACCACAAGACATTTCAGATAAAGTTCGTAATTTATCTCTTTTAGCCTGTAAAGCAATTTCAGCAGAGGGTATTGCAAGAGTAGATTTTTTTTATCAAGAGAATAAACAATCTATTTTAATTAATGAAATCAACACCCTTCCTGGATTCACCTCCCAAAGTATGTACCCGATGCTTTGGGGTGCTTCTGGAATTAATCTTTCACAACTTGTGGCAAGGTTGGTGGAAAACGCTAAAGATTAA
- the miaB gene encoding tRNA (N6-isopentenyl adenosine(37)-C2)-methylthiotransferase MiaB has protein sequence MISTKLLPINSELRTSGNNRGSYWITTFGCQMNKADSQRMAGILEDMGYQLADNELNADLVLYNTCTIRDNAEQKVYSYLGRQALRKKNTPNLKLIVAGCVAQQEGESLLRRVPELDLVMGPQHANRLETLLSQVDNGQQVVATEEYQILEDVATARRDSDICGWVNVIYGCNERCTYCVVPSVRGREQSREPGAIKFEIESLASRGFKEITLLGQNIDAYGRDLPGISSSGRRENTLTDLLYYIHDVQGIERIRFATSHPRYFTTRLIEACAELPKVCEHFHIPFQSGNNEVLKRMSRGYTIEKYKKIIDKIRDLMPYASISADVIVAFPGEKEEQFNQTLDIIKEIEFDQVNTAAYSPRPNTPAATWPDQLDEKIKIERLKKINHLVEETAKNRNNRYKNKVEEILAEAINPKDKDQLMGRTRTNRLTFFGKKGPNNFLYRPGDLVKVKINEIRSFSLSGIPLE, from the coding sequence GTGATATCAACAAAGTTACTACCTATTAATAGTGAGTTGAGAACCTCTGGAAATAATAGAGGGAGTTATTGGATTACAACATTCGGATGTCAGATGAATAAAGCTGATTCTCAGAGAATGGCTGGGATCTTAGAAGATATGGGCTATCAGTTAGCAGATAATGAATTGAATGCAGATCTTGTTTTATACAACACATGCACTATTAGGGATAATGCAGAACAAAAAGTTTATAGTTACTTGGGAAGGCAAGCTTTACGTAAAAAAAATACTCCTAATCTAAAACTAATAGTTGCAGGTTGTGTAGCTCAGCAAGAAGGGGAGTCTCTTTTAAGAAGAGTCCCTGAGCTTGATCTTGTGATGGGACCTCAACATGCAAATAGACTGGAAACATTGCTTTCACAAGTTGATAATGGGCAACAAGTTGTAGCCACGGAGGAATATCAAATACTTGAAGATGTTGCGACGGCAAGGCGAGATAGCGATATATGCGGTTGGGTTAATGTCATATACGGTTGTAATGAAAGGTGTACCTACTGCGTTGTTCCTTCGGTTAGAGGCCGAGAGCAATCAAGAGAGCCAGGAGCTATAAAATTCGAAATAGAAAGTCTAGCTAGTAGAGGTTTTAAAGAAATTACTTTGCTTGGACAAAATATAGACGCTTATGGTCGAGATTTGCCGGGCATTTCCTCGTCAGGCAGGAGGGAAAATACCTTGACTGATCTTCTTTACTATATTCATGATGTTCAAGGGATTGAACGCATTAGATTTGCGACTAGTCACCCTCGTTATTTCACAACTAGATTGATTGAAGCTTGTGCAGAATTGCCAAAAGTTTGCGAACATTTTCATATCCCTTTCCAAAGTGGTAATAATGAAGTTCTTAAGAGGATGAGTAGAGGATATACGATTGAAAAATATAAAAAAATAATTGATAAGATAAGAGATCTCATGCCATATGCATCTATTAGTGCTGATGTAATAGTTGCTTTCCCTGGGGAGAAAGAAGAACAATTTAATCAAACACTTGATATTATTAAAGAGATTGAGTTTGATCAAGTTAATACTGCTGCATATTCACCAAGGCCTAATACTCCAGCAGCTACATGGCCTGATCAGTTAGATGAAAAGATAAAAATAGAACGATTGAAAAAGATCAATCATCTAGTTGAAGAAACAGCAAAAAATAGAAACAACCGCTATAAAAATAAAGTAGAAGAAATTCTTGCTGAGGCTATTAACCCTAAGGATAAGGATCAACTAATGGGTAGAACTAGGACTAATAGATTAACTTTTTTTGGAAAAAAAGGGCCTAATAACTTTTTATATAGACCAGGCGATCTTGTTAAAGTGAAAATAAATGAAATACGATCATTCTCATTAAGCGGGATTCCTTTAGAATGA
- a CDS encoding TrmH family RNA methyltransferase, whose translation MISSRRNPLVKRLRSLSSAKGRSKASMLLLEGTNLLCEALKADLIPSEIITTPEWIEKNKEIFNKIPNEIELHLVTQLVLRESLSTVSPDGIASLLPLYSLPKLKKEAEFILALDRIQDPGNLGTLFRTALAAEIEIIWIAMGADPLSQKVLRSSAGALIHLPFKRLGVSEENALEQLSSKLKGAITKGFQVVGAYKPSSCINKRILPYWEIDWDRPTVLVLGNEGAGLHPRIQDCCTHAVTLPHNEIVESLNVASAAVPLLLERLRTKMTS comes from the coding sequence TTGATCTCTAGTCGACGAAACCCTTTGGTAAAGCGCTTAAGATCTCTTTCAAGCGCTAAAGGACGCTCTAAAGCTTCAATGTTGTTACTTGAAGGCACTAATCTCTTATGTGAAGCCCTGAAAGCTGATTTAATTCCATCTGAAATCATTACCACACCAGAATGGATTGAAAAGAATAAAGAAATATTCAACAAAATTCCAAATGAAATTGAATTGCATTTGGTTACTCAATTAGTTCTAAGAGAATCCCTTTCAACAGTTTCACCTGATGGCATTGCATCTCTTTTGCCTTTATATTCACTACCTAAATTAAAGAAAGAAGCTGAATTTATTTTAGCTCTGGATCGAATACAAGATCCAGGGAACTTAGGTACATTATTTCGTACTGCACTAGCAGCTGAAATTGAAATTATTTGGATTGCCATGGGTGCTGATCCTTTAAGTCAAAAGGTTCTAAGATCTTCTGCAGGAGCTCTAATCCATCTACCTTTTAAGCGCCTGGGGGTATCTGAAGAAAATGCTCTGGAACAACTTTCTTCTAAATTAAAAGGCGCTATAACAAAAGGGTTCCAAGTGGTAGGCGCTTATAAGCCTAGTTCTTGTATCAATAAAAGAATCTTGCCTTATTGGGAGATAGATTGGGACAGGCCAACTGTATTAGTTTTAGGGAACGAAGGAGCAGGGCTTCATCCAAGGATCCAAGATTGCTGCACTCATGCAGTAACTTTGCCTCATAATGAAATTGTTGAGTCTCTCAATGTTGCATCTGCCGCCGTTCCTCTACTGCTAGAAAGGTTGCGCACCAAAATGACCTCTTAG
- the murA gene encoding UDP-N-acetylglucosamine 1-carboxyvinyltransferase — protein MHNVARLKSEDSLLTHFKVKGGQALSGHIEASGAKNSSLVLMAASLLTEEVLTLSNVPRLTDIQVMSDLLYSMGVRLVRKDSYMEISSSGVKNLKNNLPYELVNGLRASFFCIGPLLAKLGEVKMPLPGGCRIGSRPIDEHIEGLRALGADVKIENNHVLATTINPQKRLIGAKIKFNCKSVGATETILMAATLAKGITILENAAQEPEIQDLAKMLNKMGAKIEGAGTDTVIIEGVETLRGCSHSVIPDRIEIGTFMIAAAISRCSLTISPVIPEHLASVILKLQECGCLIEQSGQTLKIIPGKNIKAVDIVTMPFPGFPTDLQAPFMALMTTANGTSRIQETVFESRMQHVEEFQKMGAQIMQQDNTAFVKGPKELTSNSVRGGDLRSCAAMVLASLVAKGTSSIQGLDYLDRGYEKFEEKLRSIGAIVSRITVFDGQESFKGNTKKSDDKQNYYSGTEVA, from the coding sequence ATGCATAACGTCGCAAGATTGAAATCAGAAGATAGTCTTTTAACACATTTTAAGGTTAAAGGAGGTCAAGCGTTATCAGGGCATATAGAAGCTAGTGGTGCAAAAAATTCGTCTTTAGTTTTAATGGCAGCATCTCTTCTTACTGAAGAGGTCCTGACTCTAAGCAATGTGCCTAGACTTACTGATATACAAGTCATGTCTGACCTTCTTTACTCAATGGGGGTAAGGCTGGTAAGGAAGGATTCTTATATGGAAATAAGTTCAAGTGGCGTAAAAAATTTGAAAAATAATCTGCCCTATGAATTAGTTAATGGACTGCGAGCCAGCTTTTTTTGCATTGGCCCTCTTCTTGCAAAGCTTGGTGAAGTAAAAATGCCATTGCCTGGGGGTTGCAGAATAGGCTCAAGACCTATAGATGAACATATTGAAGGATTAAGAGCTTTAGGTGCTGATGTGAAAATTGAAAATAATCATGTTTTAGCAACTACTATTAATCCTCAAAAAAGATTAATTGGAGCAAAAATAAAATTCAACTGCAAAAGCGTTGGCGCTACTGAAACTATCTTAATGGCAGCAACACTTGCCAAAGGGATAACTATTCTTGAGAATGCCGCGCAAGAGCCAGAAATTCAAGATTTAGCAAAAATGTTGAATAAGATGGGTGCAAAGATAGAAGGAGCTGGAACCGATACTGTAATTATTGAAGGAGTTGAAACTTTAAGAGGTTGTAGTCATAGCGTTATACCAGATCGTATTGAGATAGGTACATTCATGATTGCTGCAGCAATTAGCAGATGTTCATTAACAATTTCCCCTGTTATACCCGAGCATCTTGCATCAGTTATTTTAAAATTACAAGAATGTGGCTGTTTAATTGAACAATCAGGCCAAACCCTAAAAATCATTCCTGGTAAAAACATTAAAGCGGTAGATATTGTAACGATGCCATTCCCAGGATTTCCTACTGATCTTCAGGCTCCTTTTATGGCGCTTATGACTACGGCTAATGGGACATCACGAATTCAAGAAACAGTGTTTGAAAGTCGAATGCAGCATGTTGAAGAATTTCAAAAGATGGGTGCTCAAATAATGCAGCAAGATAACACTGCTTTTGTTAAAGGACCTAAAGAATTAACTTCCAACTCTGTGCGAGGAGGAGACTTAAGGTCTTGTGCTGCAATGGTATTAGCTAGTCTTGTTGCAAAGGGCACTAGCTCTATCCAAGGTTTAGACTATCTTGATAGGGGGTATGAAAAATTTGAAGAGAAGCTTCGTTCTATAGGAGCAATTGTCTCAAGAATCACTGTTTTTGATGGACAAGAATCATTTAAAGGGAATACAAAAAAAAGCGATGACAAACAGAATTATTATTCTGGTACCGAAGTGGCATAA
- a CDS encoding bifunctional folylpolyglutamate synthase/dihydrofolate synthase: MRLSNSQNNEGFKDLIPSFKSEGMKLGLGRIQKVIHRMGNPCEGIPAIQIVGTNGKGSIACFLESALVKAGIKTGCTTSPHLINWCERIRIDGTMISEEKFCESIKTIKSLSQLDQLTPFELVIASAFKYFSTNQVKIMILEAGLGGRLDATTVHSYRPLIAMAGIGLDHCEHLGKNIKEITKEKAAVISPGCTVISSKQSTEVTKILEEVVETNNAKIVWVEPLCEKWNLGIDGDIQRQNASIAKALLEELPKIGLEINIHQIKEGFASANWPGRLQKTTWKNLPLILDGAHNSHAIKQLAKERSNWSQKDACINWIIGIQKQKDAETMLRYLLKENDIAWVVPVPNHESWKKDDFVNVGSDFFYQLRESEGVEEVLEIFRSRNRWPSPSPVVTGSLYLIGHLLQTIYKQP, from the coding sequence TTGAGACTTAGTAACTCCCAGAATAATGAAGGCTTTAAAGATTTAATTCCTTCATTTAAATCCGAAGGAATGAAACTTGGTCTTGGTAGAATCCAAAAAGTAATTCATAGAATGGGGAATCCTTGTGAAGGAATTCCTGCGATTCAAATTGTAGGTACTAATGGGAAAGGATCAATTGCATGTTTTCTTGAAAGCGCTCTTGTAAAAGCAGGTATCAAGACCGGTTGTACAACATCTCCACATTTAATTAATTGGTGTGAAAGAATTAGAATAGATGGGACAATGATTTCTGAAGAAAAGTTTTGCGAATCTATTAAAACTATTAAGTCTCTTTCTCAATTAGATCAATTAACCCCATTTGAACTTGTAATAGCTTCAGCTTTTAAATATTTTTCGACGAATCAGGTGAAAATAATGATTTTAGAAGCAGGTCTAGGTGGAAGGTTGGATGCAACGACAGTTCATTCTTATCGACCTTTAATTGCCATGGCCGGGATAGGGTTAGACCATTGCGAACACCTTGGGAAAAATATAAAAGAAATTACAAAAGAAAAAGCTGCAGTAATATCTCCAGGTTGCACAGTAATTAGTTCTAAGCAAAGTACAGAAGTGACAAAGATTCTTGAAGAAGTTGTAGAGACAAATAATGCAAAGATTGTTTGGGTTGAACCTTTGTGCGAAAAATGGAATCTAGGAATTGATGGAGACATACAACGGCAAAATGCATCTATTGCAAAGGCACTGTTAGAAGAATTGCCAAAAATTGGTTTGGAGATAAATATTCATCAGATAAAAGAAGGTTTTGCATCAGCAAATTGGCCAGGGAGACTGCAAAAGACAACATGGAAAAATCTCCCTTTAATTTTAGATGGTGCTCATAATTCTCATGCGATTAAACAATTAGCTAAAGAGCGTTCCAATTGGTCTCAAAAAGATGCCTGTATTAATTGGATTATTGGGATACAAAAGCAAAAGGATGCAGAAACAATGCTGCGATATTTGTTAAAGGAAAATGATATTGCATGGGTTGTCCCCGTTCCGAATCATGAAAGTTGGAAGAAAGATGATTTTGTAAATGTAGGCTCTGATTTTTTCTATCAACTTCGAGAATCAGAAGGAGTAGAAGAAGTTTTAGAAATCTTTAGATCAAGAAATAGATGGCCTTCGCCTTCTCCTGTTGTAACAGGCTCGCTTTATTTAATTGGTCACCTACTACAAACTATTTATAAGCAACCTTAA
- a CDS encoding FAD-binding oxidoreductase, with translation MRKDSSFHSFLKDIKSLQSLEIFFKSSERKRYSRDFFDYSPVLKELLHECCADLVVKPLSANAIVSVAELCQRYKVPLTLRGSGTGNYGQCVPINGGVVMLMTSINKIRNFDSSTGDVTVEAGCLLGELNKYLLNKGRHLKLMPSTCRTASVAGFIAGGSGGIGSVRWGFLRDPGHLLALEIVTLEKCSRKIQLDASSAEAINHAYGTNGIITALKLSTCIAIDWHEIAIDCNSFSKAMEILLSSTQAAVDLFLCTLLDKKIIEHIPSWSGEPRGKHRLLLLVSPNGITTLERISQKAGADFYNLGPEKEKEGNGLRELSWNHTTMHMRSIDSNLTYLQMLLPQPEINAINAINAKWGDNILWHLEGVRQQGVQRIAALPLIQWQGQKKLESLMKDCKEAGAVLFNPHVITVEDGGLGVIDSDQVQAKKQYDPQGILNPGKLRGWQQFT, from the coding sequence ATGAGAAAGGATTCAAGTTTTCATTCTTTTTTAAAAGACATAAAGAGTCTTCAATCTTTGGAGATTTTCTTCAAGTCTTCAGAACGCAAAAGATATTCTCGAGATTTCTTTGATTATTCACCTGTACTTAAAGAACTACTTCATGAATGCTGTGCTGATCTAGTAGTAAAACCACTCTCAGCAAATGCAATAGTTTCAGTAGCAGAACTCTGTCAAAGATATAAAGTCCCATTGACCTTACGGGGTTCAGGAACAGGGAATTACGGTCAATGTGTGCCTATTAATGGAGGAGTTGTAATGCTAATGACTTCTATAAATAAAATCCGTAATTTTGATTCATCGACTGGAGATGTAACTGTAGAGGCAGGGTGTTTGCTTGGGGAATTAAATAAATATCTACTTAATAAGGGGCGACATCTGAAATTAATGCCAAGTACTTGTCGAACTGCTTCTGTTGCAGGTTTCATTGCGGGTGGTTCTGGTGGCATAGGGTCTGTCCGCTGGGGCTTCCTACGAGACCCTGGACATTTGCTTGCTCTTGAAATTGTAACGCTAGAAAAATGTTCAAGAAAAATTCAACTAGATGCAAGTTCAGCAGAAGCAATTAATCATGCATATGGAACAAATGGGATTATTACTGCCTTAAAACTTTCCACTTGTATTGCAATTGATTGGCATGAAATAGCAATTGATTGCAATAGCTTTTCGAAAGCCATGGAAATTCTTCTAAGCTCTACTCAAGCAGCAGTTGATTTGTTTTTATGTACTCTTTTAGATAAAAAGATTATTGAGCATATCCCCTCATGGAGTGGTGAACCACGCGGCAAACATCGATTACTACTTTTAGTTTCTCCCAATGGGATAACTACTTTAGAAAGAATTTCGCAAAAGGCTGGTGCTGATTTTTATAATTTAGGTCCTGAAAAAGAGAAAGAAGGAAATGGATTAAGAGAACTCTCATGGAACCATACGACCATGCATATGAGATCAATAGACTCAAATCTCACATATCTTCAAATGCTCCTACCTCAACCTGAAATCAATGCAATTAATGCTATTAATGCCAAATGGGGTGACAATATTTTGTGGCATTTAGAAGGAGTTAGACAACAAGGAGTTCAGCGAATTGCGGCCTTACCTTTAATCCAATGGCAAGGACAGAAAAAACTAGAAAGTTTAATGAAGGATTGCAAAGAAGCTGGAGCAGTTTTATTTAATCCCCATGTCATTACTGTTGAAGATGGAGGTCTTGGTGTAATTGATTCTGATCAAGTTCAAGCAAAAAAACAATATGATCCTCAAGGAATACTTAACCCAGGTAAATTAAGAGGTTGGCAACAATTTACTTAA
- a CDS encoding cell division protein FtsQ/DivIB, with protein MKVSKIKKTYKNPSNLKIIRIWQFICFSVIAFLLSNFLTSNGWEPINNQQIIIKGAIYTPREVILKASGIKFPKAILEINPKQLESNLLRELPIKAVAIKRNIAPLSIDIEILEREPIAFALRKGVNGQEKGMVDKEGYWIPIFELGEGMDPLTNIIVDGWTEENKELIAFILTNHKELKVPLKRIIFNLNGNISLQTEKFMFVHLGNKSAFLKQQLIAVAKLAKSIPNELINGSDAILDLENPLKPKLFLPNEPN; from the coding sequence ATGAAAGTTTCGAAGATCAAAAAAACTTATAAGAACCCTTCTAATTTAAAAATCATAAGAATTTGGCAATTTATTTGTTTCTCTGTAATTGCTTTTCTTCTAAGTAATTTTTTGACTTCTAATGGATGGGAGCCAATCAATAATCAGCAAATTATTATCAAAGGGGCTATTTACACCCCTAGAGAAGTCATTCTTAAGGCTTCAGGGATTAAATTCCCAAAAGCTATTTTAGAAATAAATCCCAAACAACTTGAAAGTAATCTTTTAAGAGAATTACCAATCAAAGCAGTAGCAATTAAAAGGAATATTGCACCTCTCAGTATTGATATAGAAATTCTAGAAAGAGAGCCAATAGCCTTTGCTTTAAGGAAAGGAGTAAATGGACAAGAAAAAGGAATGGTAGATAAAGAAGGCTATTGGATACCTATTTTTGAATTGGGGGAGGGTATGGATCCATTAACGAATATCATTGTTGATGGATGGACTGAAGAGAACAAGGAATTGATTGCATTTATATTGACCAATCACAAGGAATTAAAGGTTCCTCTTAAAAGAATTATCTTTAACTTGAATGGGAATATCAGCCTTCAAACTGAAAAATTTATGTTTGTCCACTTAGGTAACAAATCTGCTTTCCTTAAACAGCAGTTAATTGCCGTAGCTAAACTCGCTAAATCCATACCTAATGAATTAATTAATGGATCAGACGCTATCCTGGACTTAGAAAACCCCTTGAAACCAAAATTATTCTTGCCAAATGAACCAAATTAA
- a CDS encoding amidohydrolase family protein, with protein sequence MFAQKQTSSNNNFLEALVPQSLIASIRDLSNIQTTNEGLCPIKIDLELGRIREITSIEKTSQSNMPLLLPRLIEPHAHIDKAFTWKDFPNLSGTYQGAMKANLEEHKDRTKKKVRTRANRSLQLALQNGVRAMRSHVDSVGEIGDKSWEVLLEIKDEWKPLIELQLVALVPLDYWLTSEGKDLARKVADEGGLLGGVIVPPYKNRQLRNLLFNFLALANNLGCAIDLHIDESDMQPACGICELLDVLDQVKIDVPITCSHLSSLGFLPNQTLERVAQRIANQKISVIALPLTNFWLLSRYERKTPTKRPLAPISQLQNAGVTVAIGGDNVQDPWNPIGDFDPIALMGASLPIAQIAPWERLGLATYTTGASQIMNLEWDGRFQIGSPADFVLLKADSWSGAMANPPERKIMIQGNWIE encoded by the coding sequence ATGTTTGCGCAAAAACAGACATCTTCTAATAATAATTTTCTTGAAGCACTTGTCCCTCAGAGCTTGATTGCCAGTATTAGGGATCTTTCTAATATCCAAACAACTAACGAAGGACTTTGTCCTATAAAAATCGATCTGGAACTTGGACGTATTCGAGAAATAACTTCTATTGAGAAAACAAGCCAATCTAATATGCCTTTGTTACTCCCTAGGCTTATAGAGCCACATGCTCACATAGACAAAGCATTTACATGGAAAGATTTTCCCAATTTATCTGGAACATATCAAGGTGCAATGAAAGCAAACCTTGAAGAACACAAAGATCGAACAAAAAAGAAAGTACGCACTAGAGCCAATAGATCTTTGCAATTAGCATTGCAAAATGGAGTAAGAGCTATGCGAAGTCATGTTGATAGCGTTGGGGAGATAGGCGACAAATCTTGGGAAGTCTTATTAGAAATCAAAGACGAGTGGAAGCCTTTAATCGAATTGCAACTTGTTGCTTTGGTCCCATTAGATTATTGGCTTACTTCAGAAGGGAAGGATTTGGCTCGCAAAGTAGCCGATGAAGGAGGGTTGCTTGGTGGAGTAATTGTTCCTCCTTATAAAAATAGACAACTCCGTAATTTATTGTTTAACTTTTTGGCTTTAGCAAATAATTTGGGATGTGCCATTGACTTACATATTGATGAGTCCGATATGCAACCAGCATGTGGCATCTGTGAATTACTTGATGTCCTCGATCAAGTGAAAATAGATGTGCCAATAACATGTAGCCATTTAAGTAGCTTAGGATTTCTTCCAAATCAAACTTTGGAAAGAGTCGCACAGAGGATAGCCAATCAAAAAATAAGCGTAATTGCACTTCCTCTTACAAATTTCTGGTTGCTTTCTCGCTACGAACGAAAGACTCCTACAAAGCGACCTTTAGCACCAATAAGTCAACTGCAAAATGCAGGTGTGACTGTTGCTATTGGCGGAGACAATGTACAAGACCCATGGAACCCAATTGGTGATTTTGATCCAATTGCTTTAATGGGTGCTTCATTACCTATAGCTCAAATTGCTCCATGGGAAAGACTAGGATTAGCGACATACACAACAGGGGCATCACAGATCATGAATCTTGAGTGGGATGGGCGTTTTCAAATTGGAAGTCCTGCAGACTTTGTTTTATTAAAAGCAGATTCTTGGTCTGGAGCAATGGCCAATCCCCCTGAGAGGAAAATAATGATTCAGGGGAACTGGATTGAATGA
- a CDS encoding aspartate aminotransferase family protein — protein sequence MNTYQRLPLRLVRGKGCWVWDEKGNRYLDAVAGIASCSLGHSDKKLRAVLNKQLTKIQHISNIFHICEQEELAQWLVNNSCGDSVFFCNSGAEANEAAIKLARKYGHVKRGIECPIILSAKSSFHGRTLAALSATGQTKYQKNFEPLVEGFEFFLFNNSNSLEQLKNKLEKDIPRICAVLIEPIQGEGGIHAGNKTFFKYLRDFCSENNILLIFDEVQSGMGRTGELWGYEHLGVEPDIFTLAKGLGGGHAIGALVAKQTANIFEPGDHASTFGGNPFACKAALTVGREIENRKLLGKIKSRGQEIREGLLRIISNYPDHFVEARGLGLMQGLEIKEESCLTSKSIVKKSIEEGLILIGAGPKVVRIVPPLIITKKQVNYLLKQLNKSIEKLIET from the coding sequence ATGAATACTTATCAGCGCCTTCCTCTAAGATTGGTTAGAGGAAAGGGCTGTTGGGTCTGGGATGAAAAAGGCAATAGATACTTAGATGCTGTTGCTGGAATTGCTTCGTGCAGCCTTGGCCATAGTGATAAGAAATTACGCGCAGTTTTAAACAAGCAACTTACTAAAATTCAGCATATTTCAAATATTTTTCATATATGTGAGCAGGAAGAACTAGCTCAATGGCTAGTTAATAACAGTTGTGGAGATAGCGTATTTTTTTGTAATAGTGGTGCAGAAGCAAATGAAGCAGCAATAAAGTTGGCCCGCAAATATGGGCATGTAAAAAGAGGGATTGAATGTCCAATTATTCTATCTGCTAAATCTAGTTTTCATGGGAGAACCCTTGCAGCATTAAGTGCTACTGGTCAAACAAAATACCAGAAAAACTTTGAACCTTTAGTTGAAGGGTTTGAATTCTTTTTATTTAATAATTCAAACTCATTAGAACAATTAAAAAATAAGTTAGAAAAGGATATTCCTAGAATTTGTGCTGTTTTAATAGAACCGATTCAAGGGGAAGGTGGTATACATGCTGGGAATAAAACTTTCTTTAAATACTTAAGAGACTTTTGTTCTGAAAATAATATTTTGTTGATTTTTGATGAGGTTCAATCAGGAATGGGAAGGACTGGGGAATTGTGGGGGTATGAGCATTTAGGGGTAGAGCCAGATATCTTTACACTTGCAAAAGGATTAGGTGGAGGTCATGCAATTGGAGCTTTGGTTGCAAAACAGACTGCGAATATATTTGAGCCAGGAGATCATGCAAGTACTTTTGGAGGCAATCCTTTTGCCTGTAAGGCGGCTTTAACTGTGGGGAGAGAAATAGAAAATAGAAAACTTTTAGGGAAAATTAAATCTAGAGGGCAAGAAATCAGAGAAGGCCTTTTAAGAATTATTAGTAATTATCCAGATCACTTTGTTGAGGCTAGAGGTCTTGGACTAATGCAAGGTTTGGAAATCAAAGAAGAGAGTTGCTTAACTTCTAAAAGCATTGTGAAAAAGTCCATTGAGGAAGGATTGATTCTTATTGGAGCAGGACCAAAAGTAGTTAGGATTGTCCCGCCTTTGATTATTACTAAGAAGCAAGTTAATTATCTCTTAAAGCAACTGAATAAGAGCATAGAGAAATTAATTGAGACTTAG